The following coding sequences are from one Deinococcus aerius window:
- a CDS encoding SCO family protein has translation MKWLTAALLALAAVLGGLLLYRNVSPTPTAGTVLDTPVPLPALRLVDDRGEAATLNDSRGKLRLVFYGFVRCPDVCPATLATLKNTLADLTPGQRERVQVQFITVDPGYDRPAVLREYLNRFDPTFTGLTGDAATINEAARVMFVANVPPPPSTSAHGGHSGHDGEADQADEVPGGASVAARVHGDHVSVVDPRGRFVRVYNNGEVVDGELGRDLPGLIRVYGS, from the coding sequence ATGAAGTGGCTCACGGCGGCCCTGCTGGCCCTGGCGGCGGTTCTGGGGGGCCTGCTGCTGTACCGCAACGTCTCTCCCACCCCCACGGCGGGGACGGTGCTCGATACCCCCGTGCCTCTTCCCGCCCTGCGGCTGGTGGACGACCGGGGCGAGGCGGCGACCCTGAATGACTCGCGGGGGAAGTTGCGGCTGGTCTTCTACGGCTTCGTGCGCTGCCCGGACGTGTGCCCCGCGACCCTGGCGACCCTGAAAAACACCCTGGCCGACCTGACGCCGGGGCAGCGGGAGCGGGTGCAGGTGCAGTTCATCACCGTGGACCCGGGGTATGACCGGCCCGCCGTGCTGCGCGAGTACCTGAACCGCTTCGACCCCACCTTCACGGGACTGACGGGCGACGCGGCGACGATCAACGAGGCCGCGCGGGTGATGTTCGTGGCGAACGTGCCGCCCCCCCCGTCCACCAGCGCTCACGGTGGACACTCGGGGCATGACGGTGAGGCTGACCAGGCCGACGAGGTGCCGGGGGGGGCGAGTGTGGCCGCCCGCGTCCACGGGGATCACGTCAGCGTGGTGGACCCCCGGGGCCGTTTCGTGCGGGTCTACAACAACGGGGAGGTGGTGGACGGCGAGCTGGGCCGTGACCTGCCGGGGCTGATCAGGGTGTACGGGAGCTGA
- a CDS encoding DUF420 domain-containing protein — protein MAAIINQWAVITIVLSGIALTAGVFLIRSGNREAHMRAMLIASALATLFLVLYLTRLGLGYEKKYVGPEQWRGAYFFLLISHILLAAANLPLALGALWNAWKGLRAAGNLGNIGAPAARPFFNRHRAWVRWTVPVWLYVAATGWIIYLVLGRYGEVVKG, from the coding sequence GTGGCGGCCATTATCAACCAGTGGGCAGTGATCACCATCGTCCTGAGCGGTATCGCGCTGACGGCCGGGGTGTTCCTGATTCGGAGCGGCAACCGGGAGGCGCACATGCGCGCCATGCTGATCGCCAGTGCCCTGGCGACCCTCTTCCTCGTCCTGTACCTCACCCGGCTGGGGCTGGGGTACGAGAAAAAATACGTCGGGCCGGAGCAGTGGCGCGGCGCGTATTTCTTCCTGCTGATCAGCCACATTCTGCTCGCGGCGGCGAACCTCCCGCTCGCGCTCGGGGCGCTGTGGAACGCCTGGAAGGGCTTGCGGGCCGCCGGGAACCTGGGCAACATCGGCGCCCCCGCCGCCCGCCCCTTTTTCAACCGGCACCGCGCCTGGGTGCGCTGGACCGTGCCCGTGTGGCTGTACGTGGCCGCGACGGGCTGGATCATCTACCTCGTGCTGGGGCGGTACGGCGAGGTCGTGAAGGGGTGA
- a CDS encoding ArsC/Spx/MgsR family protein encodes MTAPQVQMFGLKKSAATRAAERFFKERRVKVQFVDLKERPIAKGELTRFIQKFGLNALLDLEGKAYERSNLAYLRTTEEGIIARIVETPELLRLPLVRGGKVLTVGEDPEGWARMLEG; translated from the coding sequence ATGACCGCCCCGCAAGTCCAGATGTTCGGCCTGAAAAAGAGTGCCGCCACCCGCGCCGCCGAGCGATTTTTCAAGGAGCGGCGGGTGAAGGTGCAGTTCGTGGACCTGAAAGAGCGGCCCATCGCCAAGGGGGAGTTGACCCGCTTTATTCAGAAGTTCGGGCTGAACGCGCTGCTCGACCTGGAGGGCAAGGCCTACGAGCGGTCCAACCTCGCCTACCTGCGGACGACCGAGGAGGGCATCATCGCCCGGATCGTGGAGACGCCGGAGCTGCTGCGCCTGCCCCTCGTGCGCGGCGGCAAGGTGCTGACGGTGGGCGAGGACCCCGAGGGGTGGGCGCGGATGCTGGAGGGGTAG
- the coxB gene encoding cytochrome c oxidase subunit II, with product MNTNHSRHSRGPRGGLPRLAWAGLLGTGAALLTGCQSERLISMGDLASATNREVFWMSIPAIAFSIIIFVAVSYTLFHTVQRFREDRNTAEPAQFHGNNRLEIVLVVVPFLIVVLLSVLTVRTMARINPTPQGAVKIDALGKQFWWNFGYPSAPAAAGGNVTNGNELVMPTRSQVAITLTAGDVIHAFWAPNLGPQRYAIPGTQKTWQIDTDRVGVYYGECSFLCGASHANMRFRVIALEPERYNAFLQAARAYRAPTPAPGSAEERGYNIFMNGKPSTGALACQSCHRVQGTPANGQAGPDLSFFGTRRTLGAGMWEGERAREMLHEWLKHSPKVKPGSLMPTYDGSEYLVNGKVQKGGVLTDAEIDDVAAYLRSLRLPEEADYWRGVPVVGAGNSQGSADQANGGQGGTR from the coding sequence TTGAACACCAACCATAGCCGCCACAGTCGCGGACCACGGGGGGGTCTGCCGCGCCTCGCGTGGGCGGGCCTGCTCGGAACGGGCGCGGCGCTGCTCACCGGCTGTCAGTCCGAGCGGCTGATCAGCATGGGTGACCTGGCGTCGGCGACCAACCGCGAAGTGTTCTGGATGAGCATCCCGGCCATCGCCTTCTCGATCATCATCTTCGTGGCCGTCTCGTACACGCTGTTTCACACGGTGCAGCGCTTCCGGGAGGACCGCAACACGGCCGAGCCCGCCCAGTTCCACGGCAACAACCGGCTGGAGATCGTGCTGGTGGTCGTGCCGTTCCTGATCGTGGTGCTGCTCAGCGTGCTGACGGTGCGGACGATGGCCCGCATCAACCCCACCCCGCAAGGCGCCGTCAAGATCGACGCGCTGGGCAAGCAGTTCTGGTGGAACTTCGGCTACCCGAGCGCGCCCGCGGCGGCGGGCGGCAACGTCACCAACGGCAACGAGCTGGTGATGCCGACCCGCAGCCAGGTCGCCATCACCCTGACCGCGGGCGACGTGATCCACGCGTTCTGGGCACCGAACCTGGGGCCGCAACGCTACGCGATCCCGGGAACCCAGAAGACCTGGCAGATCGACACCGACCGGGTGGGTGTGTACTACGGCGAGTGCTCGTTCCTGTGTGGGGCCAGCCACGCGAACATGCGCTTCCGGGTGATCGCCCTGGAGCCTGAGCGCTACAACGCGTTCCTGCAGGCGGCCCGGGCCTACCGCGCCCCCACCCCGGCCCCCGGCAGCGCCGAGGAGCGCGGGTACAACATCTTTATGAACGGCAAGCCCTCGACCGGCGCGCTGGCCTGCCAGTCGTGCCACCGGGTCCAGGGCACCCCCGCCAACGGTCAGGCTGGCCCCGACCTGAGCTTTTTCGGCACCCGCCGCACGCTGGGCGCGGGCATGTGGGAGGGCGAGCGCGCCCGCGAGATGCTGCACGAGTGGCTCAAGCACAGCCCCAAGGTCAAGCCCGGCTCGCTGATGCCGACCTATGACGGCAGCGAGTATCTGGTCAACGGCAAGGTCCAGAAGGGCGGGGTGCTGACGGACGCGGAGATCGACGACGTGGCCGCGTACCTCCGCAGCCTGCGCCTGCCGGAGGAAGCGGACTACTGGCGCGGGGTGCCCGTGGTGGGCGCGGGCAACTCGCAGGGCAGCGCCGACCAGGCCAATGGCGGCCAAGGAGGTACCCGGTGA
- a CDS encoding VOC family protein, whose translation MTIHTQHPAGTPIWTDLMTSGADDVRRFYGALFGWRFQGQGSEYGDYSLAYLGEHAVAAVVPQLDRQSAWCLYFASDDVYVDAGRIRELGGEIMVPAMQVGNQGHLLMARDPNGTVFGLWQPGKQSGLGLTGAPGAYAWGELHTHDAERARDFYTALLGNTSRPIPEMDYHTLYHGDEMNAGIMQMTEQWHAGMSPQWMIYFEVEDADLAVETAGANGGRVLSPPHDSPYGRIAVLQDPAGATFSVIQPPRD comes from the coding sequence ATGACCATTCATACCCAGCACCCCGCCGGAACGCCCATCTGGACCGACCTGATGACCTCTGGCGCCGACGATGTGCGCCGCTTCTACGGGGCCCTGTTCGGCTGGAGGTTTCAGGGGCAAGGCTCCGAGTACGGGGACTACAGCCTCGCCTACCTGGGTGAACACGCGGTCGCGGCGGTCGTTCCCCAACTGGATCGCCAGAGCGCGTGGTGCCTCTACTTCGCCAGCGACGACGTGTACGTCGACGCGGGGCGCATCCGCGAGCTGGGCGGGGAGATCATGGTGCCCGCGATGCAGGTCGGCAACCAGGGCCACCTGCTGATGGCGCGCGACCCGAACGGCACGGTGTTCGGCCTTTGGCAGCCGGGCAAACAGTCGGGCCTGGGGCTGACGGGGGCGCCGGGCGCGTATGCCTGGGGCGAACTGCACACCCACGACGCCGAGCGGGCCCGCGACTTTTACACGGCCCTGCTGGGGAATACCAGCCGCCCGATCCCCGAGATGGATTACCACACCCTGTACCACGGCGACGAGATGAACGCGGGCATCATGCAGATGACGGAGCAGTGGCACGCGGGGATGAGTCCCCAGTGGATGATCTACTTCGAGGTGGAGGACGCCGACCTGGCCGTGGAGACGGCCGGGGCGAACGGGGGCCGCGTGCTCTCTCCCCCGCACGACTCCCCCTATGGCCGCATCGCCGTGTTGCAAGACCCTGCGGGGGCGACCTTCTCGGTCATCCAGCCGCCCCGGGACTGA
- a CDS encoding COX15/CtaA family protein translates to MSSALTVPRSRAGAWLPRLAWAALAYNVLVILWGAVVRLTGAGAGCGDHWPLCNGVVVPQSPTLHTIIEFSHRLTSGASGLLALGLFAAAFVTFLRQAPVTQPKLLSRTWLWVGLGVLGALLLLIGMAGASAIFAAGGALLGLVALLGLLTVFVNARGLTWVKVFQGWPVVLGTVLTFLLILAEGLVGGVQVLLGLTADSTDPARGLVQGVHLANTFLLLGALLLTALWASGRPALRVRGQGRALGLIAFGLVLTLLLGMAGAVTALGDLLFAPAPGTPIDTVRRDFSATAGLIQNLRVIHPMLAILGSVYLVWMAGALRRMRPSAGVTRWGVLLTGVIGLQVLVGFVNVALKAPAWMQLTHLALACIMWLVTVRLSYETLTAPRRLASTTPAGVTA, encoded by the coding sequence GTGAGCAGCGCACTGACGGTGCCCCGGTCCCGGGCGGGGGCGTGGCTGCCCCGGCTGGCCTGGGCGGCACTGGCGTACAACGTGCTGGTGATCCTGTGGGGCGCGGTCGTGCGCCTGACGGGGGCGGGGGCGGGGTGCGGCGACCACTGGCCCCTGTGTAACGGCGTGGTCGTGCCGCAGAGCCCGACCCTGCACACCATCATCGAATTCAGCCACCGCCTGACAAGCGGGGCGAGCGGCCTGCTGGCGCTGGGCCTGTTTGCGGCGGCCTTCGTGACATTTTTGCGTCAAGCCCCGGTGACTCAGCCCAAGCTGCTCTCCCGGACGTGGCTTTGGGTGGGGCTTGGGGTGCTGGGTGCCCTGCTCCTGCTTATAGGTATGGCTGGAGCCTCGGCAATTTTCGCCGCCGGAGGTGCCCTGCTGGGCTTGGTTGCCCTCCTGGGACTGCTGACCGTCTTTGTCAACGCGCGTGGCCTTACCTGGGTCAAGGTCTTTCAGGGGTGGCCGGTCGTTTTAGGGACAGTCCTCACCTTCCTCCTGATCCTGGCCGAGGGGCTGGTCGGCGGCGTGCAGGTGCTGCTGGGGCTGACCGCCGACAGCACGGACCCGGCGCGCGGCCTGGTGCAGGGCGTGCATCTGGCGAACACCTTCCTGCTGCTGGGGGCGCTGCTCCTCACCGCGCTGTGGGCGTCGGGGCGCCCGGCGCTCCGGGTCAGAGGACAGGGCCGGGCGCTGGGGCTGATCGCCTTCGGGCTGGTCCTCACCCTGCTGCTGGGCATGGCGGGGGCGGTGACGGCGCTGGGGGACCTGCTGTTCGCGCCCGCGCCGGGCACGCCCATCGACACCGTGCGGCGCGACTTCTCGGCGACCGCGGGGCTCATTCAGAACCTGCGGGTGATCCACCCGATGCTCGCCATCCTGGGCAGCGTCTATCTGGTCTGGATGGCGGGGGCGCTCCGGCGGATGCGGCCCTCGGCGGGGGTGACCCGCTGGGGCGTGCTGCTCACGGGCGTCATCGGCCTTCAGGTCCTGGTGGGCTTCGTGAACGTGGCGCTCAAGGCCCCGGCGTGGATGCAGCTCACCCACCTGGCGCTGGCGTGCATCATGTGGCTCGTGACCGTGCGGCTGAGCTACGAAACCCTGACGGCCCCCCGCCGCCTGGCGTCCACCACTCCGGCGGGGGTGACCGCATGA
- the ruvB gene encoding Holliday junction branch migration DNA helicase RuvB, whose translation MTEPLDAALRPKTLTEYVGQERLKEKLTVYLQAAKGRREALDHTLLFGPPGLGKTTLAHIIAAELGVNIRVTSGPAIEKPGDLAAILTNSLEEGDVLFIDEIHRLGRVAEEHLYPAMEDFKLDIVLGQGPAARTIELPLPRFTLVGATTRPGLITAPMRSRFGIIEHLEYYTPTEIGTNLLRDARLLGFGLSEDAAVEIGARSRGTMRIAKRLLRRVRDYAEVAGEKVIELPRAMDALDRLGLDAAGLDDRDKKYLETLIHRFAGGPVGVDTLATAISEDALTLEDVYEPYLIQLGFIKRTPRGRVATAHAYDHLGLPVGGRDEDLSGIYTN comes from the coding sequence ATGACGGAACCGCTCGACGCCGCCCTCCGGCCCAAGACGCTGACGGAATACGTCGGCCAGGAGCGGCTCAAGGAGAAGCTGACGGTCTACCTCCAGGCCGCCAAGGGTCGCCGCGAGGCGCTCGACCACACGCTGCTGTTCGGCCCCCCCGGCCTGGGCAAGACGACGCTCGCGCACATCATCGCCGCCGAACTCGGGGTAAACATCCGCGTGACCTCGGGCCCGGCCATCGAGAAGCCGGGGGACCTCGCCGCCATCCTCACGAACAGCCTGGAGGAGGGCGACGTGTTGTTCATCGACGAGATTCACCGGCTGGGGCGGGTGGCGGAAGAACACCTCTACCCGGCGATGGAGGATTTCAAGCTCGACATCGTGCTGGGGCAGGGCCCGGCAGCGCGGACCATCGAGCTGCCGCTGCCGCGCTTCACGCTGGTGGGGGCGACCACCCGGCCCGGATTGATCACCGCGCCCATGAGAAGCCGCTTCGGGATCATCGAGCACCTGGAGTACTACACGCCGACCGAGATCGGCACCAACCTGCTGCGCGACGCCCGGCTGCTGGGCTTCGGGCTGAGCGAGGACGCGGCGGTGGAGATCGGCGCCCGCTCGCGCGGCACCATGCGCATCGCCAAGCGGCTGCTGCGCCGGGTGCGCGACTACGCCGAGGTGGCGGGGGAAAAGGTCATCGAACTGCCCCGCGCGATGGACGCCCTCGACCGCCTGGGGCTGGACGCGGCGGGCCTGGACGACCGCGACAAGAAGTACCTGGAGACGCTGATTCACCGCTTCGCGGGCGGGCCGGTGGGCGTGGACACCCTCGCCACCGCGATCTCGGAGGACGCCCTGACGCTGGAGGACGTGTACGAGCCGTACCTGATCCAGCTCGGCTTCATCAAGCGCACCCCGCGCGGGCGCGTCGCCACCGCCCACGCCTACGACCACCTGGGCCTGCCCGTCGGCGGGCGGGACGAGGACCTGTCGGGGATCTACACGAACTGA
- a CDS encoding cbb3-type cytochrome c oxidase subunit I — MTVQQAPSSVSTTRRGAWEVIKDYMMTTDHKKIGILYIVTSIVAFAIAGILAVAMRLQLALPEQSLLVGNAYNQVLTTHAVIMIFFFLIPIGLFGFGNFFLPLQLGVRDVALPRVNTFAVWLFVFSLVLLISSLANGGVPGTGWVFPYPLVVDGNQTGASVFMVAVILNGLGSLLGSANFAATIVNMRTPGLSLWKMPIFSWSIFATAILQLVSLGGLTAAALAVFVELKLGLSMFNPGIGGVPILQQQFFWFYSHPAVYVMLLPYLGIAAEIASTMARKPLFGYRVMVYSLLGIVLVSLLVWVHHIFAAGLPEAWQIAFAIATLIVAVPTGVKIFNLIGTLWGGRILMRTPTYWLVGFIFNFLIGGITGVSLGMIPFDYQVTMSYYVVAHFHNVMMFGTAFLAFGGLYYWWPKMTGRFMDERLGLWNFWLFMIGSWMTFLPQYILGLMGMPRRYYTYPAGNWTWTELNFISTLGALVLLAGSVVFVRNMLQSLRRPITASPNPWGGFTLEWTAASPPAAYNFAHEFPTTFPTERPLYDWEKSGERLTPVDPRSIHLPVDSIWPFMTAFAVLLMGYGLSFGWFTNYTPTGGLQPFFSAAPGHVFASLLLYASIPLFMWSLFKWAGTREYAVPVEHHHLTKYDNGFMGMAWFIISEVSLFGVLIAGYVYLRMIGAAEPPALRPNVWLAALNTLILVSSSFVIHKAEQDHHHGRYTWFRLGLFITLLLGTLFMLFQVYEFSLFGHESDWKQNLWQSCFFIIVGLHGLHILIGGTGVALPYYQALTGKMDKYNHGSIAPASLYWHLVDVVWLFIVAIFYAW, encoded by the coding sequence GTGACGGTTCAGCAGGCTCCATCCTCCGTCTCCACGACCCGCCGGGGCGCGTGGGAGGTCATCAAGGACTACATGATGACCACCGATCACAAGAAGATCGGGATTCTGTACATCGTCACCTCCATCGTGGCCTTTGCCATCGCGGGCATCCTGGCCGTGGCGATGCGGCTGCAACTGGCGCTGCCCGAGCAGAGCCTGCTGGTGGGCAACGCCTACAACCAGGTCCTGACCACGCACGCCGTGATCATGATCTTCTTCTTCCTGATCCCCATCGGGCTCTTCGGGTTCGGGAACTTCTTCCTGCCGCTGCAACTGGGCGTGCGCGACGTAGCGCTGCCGCGGGTGAACACCTTCGCGGTGTGGCTCTTCGTCTTCAGCCTGGTCCTCCTGATCTCCAGCCTGGCGAACGGCGGCGTGCCCGGCACCGGCTGGGTCTTCCCCTACCCGCTCGTGGTGGACGGCAACCAGACGGGCGCCTCGGTCTTCATGGTCGCCGTGATCCTCAACGGCCTGGGGTCGCTGCTGGGCAGCGCGAACTTCGCGGCGACCATCGTGAACATGCGGACGCCCGGCCTGAGCCTGTGGAAGATGCCGATCTTCTCCTGGTCCATCTTCGCCACGGCGATCCTCCAGCTCGTCAGCCTGGGCGGCCTGACCGCCGCTGCGCTGGCGGTCTTCGTGGAACTCAAGCTGGGGCTGAGCATGTTCAACCCCGGCATCGGCGGCGTGCCGATCCTTCAACAGCAGTTCTTCTGGTTCTACTCGCACCCCGCGGTGTACGTGATGCTGCTGCCCTACCTGGGCATCGCCGCCGAGATCGCCTCGACGATGGCGCGCAAGCCGCTCTTCGGCTACCGGGTGATGGTGTACTCGCTGCTGGGCATCGTGCTCGTCAGCCTGCTGGTGTGGGTCCACCACATCTTCGCGGCGGGCCTGCCCGAAGCCTGGCAGATCGCCTTTGCCATCGCCACCCTGATCGTGGCGGTGCCCACGGGCGTGAAGATCTTCAACCTGATCGGCACCCTCTGGGGCGGGCGCATCCTGATGCGGACCCCGACCTACTGGCTGGTGGGCTTCATCTTCAACTTCCTGATCGGCGGGATCACGGGTGTGTCGCTGGGCATGATCCCCTTCGACTACCAGGTCACCATGAGCTACTACGTGGTGGCGCACTTCCACAACGTCATGATGTTCGGCACGGCGTTCCTGGCCTTTGGCGGCCTGTACTACTGGTGGCCGAAGATGACCGGCCGGTTTATGGACGAACGGCTGGGGCTCTGGAACTTCTGGCTGTTCATGATCGGTTCGTGGATGACCTTCCTGCCGCAGTACATCCTGGGCCTGATGGGCATGCCCCGGCGCTACTACACCTACCCGGCGGGCAACTGGACCTGGACCGAGCTGAACTTCATCTCCACCCTGGGCGCGCTGGTGCTGCTGGCGGGCAGCGTCGTGTTCGTGCGGAACATGCTCCAGAGCCTGCGCCGCCCCATCACGGCCTCCCCCAACCCCTGGGGCGGCTTCACCCTGGAGTGGACGGCGGCTTCTCCCCCCGCCGCCTACAACTTCGCGCACGAGTTCCCCACCACCTTCCCCACCGAGCGCCCCCTGTACGACTGGGAGAAGAGCGGGGAGCGGCTCACCCCGGTGGACCCCCGCTCCATCCACCTGCCGGTGGACTCGATCTGGCCCTTCATGACGGCCTTCGCCGTGCTGCTCATGGGCTACGGCCTGAGCTTCGGGTGGTTCACGAACTACACGCCGACGGGCGGCCTCCAGCCCTTCTTCAGTGCGGCGCCGGGCCACGTGTTCGCCAGCCTGCTGCTGTATGCCTCGATTCCGCTCTTCATGTGGTCGCTGTTCAAGTGGGCCGGAACGCGCGAGTACGCGGTGCCCGTCGAGCACCACCACCTCACGAAGTACGACAACGGCTTCATGGGCATGGCGTGGTTCATCATCTCGGAAGTCAGCCTCTTCGGCGTGCTGATCGCCGGGTACGTGTACCTGCGGATGATCGGCGCCGCCGAGCCCCCCGCCCTGCGCCCCAACGTCTGGCTCGCTGCGCTGAACACCCTGATCCTGGTGTCCTCCTCCTTCGTGATTCACAAGGCCGAGCAGGACCACCACCACGGGCGCTACACCTGGTTCCGGCTGGGGCTCTTCATCACCCTGCTGCTGGGCACCCTCTTCATGCTGTTCCAGGTCTACGAGTTCTCGCTGTTCGGCCACGAGAGCGACTGGAAGCAGAACCTGTGGCAGTCGTGCTTCTTCATCATCGTGGGCCTGCACGGTCTGCACATCCTGATCGGCGGCACGGGCGTGGCCCTGCCGTACTACCAGGCGCTGACCGGCAAGATGGACAAGTACAACCACGGCTCCATCGCCCCCGCCAGCCTGTACTGGCACCTGGTGGACGTGGTGTGGCTGTTCATCGTGGCGATCTTCTACGCCTGGTAA
- a CDS encoding alpha/beta hydrolase family protein, producing the protein MKRVALPLLVLSSVTLAAAPPTPRLGGPDVPQPVAGIARALRFPHPLGDAFLLRPARCSPACPLVVVSHSRGMTAGESLTRPHLRSLFTRLTGAGYAVLVSNDAGATTWGAPQALTYNADMRHRAIRTFAFNGRTYNFGYSMGGLPALLAAYMPVYPVSGVVLLDAQVSLLDVWRGVNPKFREDIRVAHGLGTRAALPANRDPVTFAGSAVTRVPLLVAGSPEDQAVPFGRNGEAIFRRAASPESRLLRLPGPHLGGSHFGDKFVNPMLTFLNRLERQAGGKS; encoded by the coding sequence ATGAAGCGCGTCGCCCTCCCGCTGCTCGTCCTGTCCTCCGTCACCCTGGCGGCGGCGCCCCCCACCCCACGCCTGGGCGGTCCCGACGTGCCCCAGCCGGTGGCGGGGATCGCGCGGGCCCTGCGCTTCCCGCATCCGCTGGGGGACGCCTTCCTGCTGCGCCCCGCCCGGTGTTCCCCCGCGTGCCCGCTCGTGGTCGTCTCGCACTCGCGGGGCATGACGGCGGGGGAGAGCCTGACCCGCCCCCACCTGCGCTCCCTGTTCACCCGCCTGACGGGTGCGGGGTACGCAGTCCTCGTCAGCAACGACGCGGGGGCGACGACCTGGGGTGCCCCGCAGGCCCTCACCTACAACGCGGACATGCGCCACCGGGCCATCCGCACCTTCGCGTTCAACGGGCGCACCTACAACTTCGGCTACTCGATGGGGGGGCTGCCCGCCCTGCTCGCCGCGTACATGCCCGTCTACCCCGTGTCGGGCGTGGTGCTGCTCGACGCGCAGGTGAGCCTCCTCGATGTCTGGAGGGGGGTGAACCCCAAGTTCCGGGAGGACATCCGGGTGGCCCACGGCCTGGGCACCAGGGCGGCGCTTCCGGCGAACCGGGACCCCGTCACCTTCGCCGGGTCGGCGGTGACGCGGGTTCCGCTGCTCGTGGCGGGCAGCCCGGAGGACCAGGCCGTGCCCTTCGGGCGCAACGGCGAGGCGATCTTCAGGCGCGCCGCCTCGCCCGAAAGCCGCCTGCTGCGGCTGCCCGGCCCGCACCTGGGCGGCTCGCACTTCGGGGATAAGTTCGTGAACCCGATGCTCACTTTTCTGAACCGGCTGGAGCGCCAGGCGGGGGGGAAGTCGTAG
- a CDS encoding heme o synthase, producing MTVDRAVRPSPMTGAALPARATWRDYLALTKPKVISLLLWTTLTAMVMAARGWPGLGLLIVVGVAGYASAGSAGVFNMIIDRDIDLRMKRTATRPTTSGLISTRNAAIFGGALQVLSFAMLWFWATPLAAWMSLAGFLTYVVVYTRWLKRATWHNIVLGGAAGCFPPLVGWAAVTGNLNLFAWFLFAIIFFWTPVHFWALALMIKEEYREVGIPMLPVVYGDKLTVMQIGLYAIGTVGLSLMPALLGEVGWLYVLSALGLGALLLRDSWRLYRYVMAGNKVERRVALPLYLYSMLYLALLFVAGAADRVLLV from the coding sequence ATGACCGTGGACCGGGCAGTGCGCCCCTCCCCCATGACGGGTGCGGCCCTCCCCGCGCGGGCCACCTGGCGCGACTACCTGGCGCTCACCAAGCCCAAGGTCATCAGCCTGCTGCTGTGGACCACCCTCACCGCCATGGTGATGGCGGCGCGCGGCTGGCCGGGCCTGGGGCTGCTGATCGTGGTGGGCGTGGCCGGGTACGCCTCGGCGGGGTCGGCGGGCGTGTTCAACATGATCATCGACCGCGACATCGACCTCAGGATGAAGCGCACGGCGACGCGGCCCACCACGAGCGGGCTGATCTCCACCCGGAACGCGGCGATCTTCGGGGGGGCACTGCAAGTGCTCTCCTTCGCCATGCTCTGGTTCTGGGCGACCCCGCTCGCGGCCTGGATGAGCCTGGCGGGCTTCCTGACCTATGTGGTCGTGTACACGCGCTGGCTCAAGCGGGCGACCTGGCACAACATCGTGCTGGGTGGGGCGGCGGGGTGCTTCCCCCCGCTGGTGGGCTGGGCCGCCGTGACGGGGAACCTCAACCTCTTCGCGTGGTTCCTCTTCGCCATCATCTTCTTCTGGACGCCCGTTCACTTCTGGGCGCTCGCGCTGATGATCAAGGAGGAGTACCGCGAGGTGGGAATCCCCATGCTGCCGGTCGTGTACGGGGACAAGCTGACGGTGATGCAGATCGGCCTGTACGCCATCGGCACGGTGGGGCTGTCGCTGATGCCCGCCCTGCTGGGGGAGGTGGGCTGGCTGTACGTCCTCTCGGCGCTGGGGCTGGGGGCGCTCCTGCTGCGCGACTCCTGGCGGCTGTACCGGTACGTCATGGCGGGGAACAAGGTCGAGCGCCGGGTCGCCCTGCCGCTGTACCTGTACTCCATGCTGTACCTCGCGCTGCTGTTCGTGGCGGGGGCGGCCGACCGGGTGCTGCTGGTCTGA